A portion of the Cellulophaga algicola DSM 14237 genome contains these proteins:
- a CDS encoding PepSY-like domain-containing protein, giving the protein MKRSLKHSLAGMLYAAIESKQDLPGKKILESFEIKFPEALYATWTLKNNTIWEASFLWEKKEHTALFSSGGQWIETHSYLPLGTVPMVVQKKFNKDYPRNQVKHIFILRKPEGVFYEFLIRLGNKQYKVRYNSNGEMKEQLFV; this is encoded by the coding sequence TTGAAAAGAAGTCTAAAACATAGTTTGGCAGGCATGTTATATGCGGCCATTGAATCTAAACAGGATTTACCTGGAAAAAAAATCCTCGAATCTTTTGAAATTAAATTTCCAGAAGCATTATATGCTACTTGGACGCTTAAGAACAACACTATTTGGGAAGCATCTTTTCTTTGGGAGAAAAAAGAACATACTGCACTTTTTAGTAGCGGAGGACAATGGATTGAGACACATTCTTATTTACCATTAGGTACGGTACCTATGGTGGTACAAAAAAAGTTTAATAAGGATTATCCTAGAAATCAGGTCAAGCATATTTTTATTCTAAGAAAACCCGAAGGAGTTTTTTACGAGTTTCTGATACGTCTAGGAAATAAACAGTACAAAGTGCGTTACAATAGTAATGGAGAAATGAAAGAGCAGCTATTTGTATAA
- a CDS encoding MlaE family ABC transporter permease, which translates to MKFKTPKKIKQALTEIGELTYFSGRFFREALRPPFEFNEFLRQCYQIGNRSLTLVLVTGFIIGLVLDLQSRPTMIQFGAISWMPNMVGISIVRELGPVITALVCAGRISSGIGAELGSMRVTEQIDAMEVSGTNPFKYLVVTRVMASILMLPLLVILSDAVSLFGSALIENIKGNVSFQLYFNTIFDALSYTDLIPAIIKTFFFGFAIGLVGCFKGYYCKKGTAGVGIAANTAVVMTSLLLFVIDFVAVFISNIFFDV; encoded by the coding sequence TTGAAATTCAAGACGCCAAAAAAAATAAAGCAAGCGCTCACTGAGATTGGAGAACTCACCTATTTTTCGGGTCGTTTCTTTAGGGAAGCATTACGCCCGCCCTTTGAATTCAATGAATTTTTACGGCAATGTTATCAAATAGGGAACAGATCGCTAACCTTGGTTTTGGTTACAGGCTTTATAATAGGTTTGGTTTTAGATTTACAGTCACGACCAACAATGATTCAATTTGGGGCTATTTCTTGGATGCCCAATATGGTGGGAATTTCAATCGTACGCGAGCTGGGTCCTGTTATAACGGCTTTGGTCTGTGCTGGTAGAATTTCTTCGGGAATAGGTGCTGAACTAGGCTCCATGCGCGTAACCGAACAGATTGATGCTATGGAAGTCTCTGGTACCAATCCCTTTAAATATTTAGTAGTCACGAGGGTTATGGCTTCTATACTTATGCTTCCGTTATTGGTTATTTTAAGTGATGCCGTATCTCTTTTTGGTTCGGCCTTAATTGAAAACATAAAAGGAAACGTATCTTTTCAATTGTATTTCAATACCATTTTTGATGCCCTATCTTATACCGATTTAATCCCTGCCATCATTAAAACATTTTTCTTTGGTTTTGCTATTGGATTGGTTGGTTGTTTTAAAGGGTATTACTGTAAAAAAGGTACTGCAGGTGTTGGTATTGCCGCTAATACAGCGGTAGTAATGACCTCATTACTTTTATTTGTCATAGATTTTGTGGCTGTTTTTATATCCAACATATTTTTTGATGTGTAA
- a CDS encoding ABC transporter ATP-binding protein: protein MENTSEQKEVIIEIKDLYKTFGDHKVLNGFHMELYKGENLVVMGKSGSGKSVMIKCLVGLMQPDSGYISVLGKEIKNLDRETLDVLRSDIGFLFQGSALYDSMTVRENLEFPMRRHKEKFGKIKDTTPLVMDALESVGLANTIDLMPEELSGGMQRRIALARTLILQPKIILYDEPTTGLDPITSKEIIELMRNIQIKYGTSSLIITHDVDCARVISDRMILLVDGINYVEGKYTDLIQSNDPKVEAFFKK from the coding sequence ATGGAAAATACTTCAGAACAAAAGGAAGTCATTATAGAAATCAAAGATCTCTATAAAACTTTTGGGGACCATAAGGTGCTGAACGGATTTCATATGGAGCTTTACAAGGGTGAAAATCTTGTAGTCATGGGTAAGTCTGGCTCTGGAAAATCGGTAATGATAAAATGTCTAGTCGGTTTAATGCAACCAGATAGTGGATACATTTCTGTTTTGGGTAAAGAAATAAAAAACTTAGATAGGGAGACCTTAGATGTACTCAGGTCCGATATTGGATTTTTATTTCAAGGAAGTGCACTTTATGATTCCATGACCGTACGGGAAAATTTAGAATTCCCAATGCGGCGACATAAAGAAAAGTTTGGTAAAATAAAAGATACTACTCCTCTGGTAATGGATGCCTTGGAAAGTGTTGGTCTGGCTAATACAATTGACTTAATGCCTGAGGAATTATCTGGAGGTATGCAAAGAAGAATTGCCTTGGCTCGTACCCTTATTTTACAACCTAAAATTATTCTTTACGATGAACCTACAACTGGATTAGATCCTATTACATCCAAAGAAATTATTGAATTAATGCGTAACATTCAGATAAAATATGGTACTTCTTCATTGATCATTACCCATGATGTGGATTGTGCTAGAGTCATTTCTGACCGGATGATATTATTGGTAGATGGTATAAATTATGTTGAAGGTAAATACACCGATTTGATACAATCAAACGACCCTAAAGTAGAAGCCTTTTTTAAAAAATAA
- the clcA gene encoding H(+)/Cl(-) exchange transporter ClcA → MNNRKVTRARYRFVALDVSKYRLLFIALLVGLGTGLLSSLFRLILARLATFRTTFQIGEIDQGWQDWLWPMLFTFFGIWFSIFLVKKYAPETAGSGIQEIEGALDGLRPIRWRKVLPVKFIASLFSLSSGLLLGREGPTVQIGANVGKMADDIFKQPVEEDNPLISAGAASGLASAFNAPFAGIIFVIEEMNGHFKFNFYSVAALMIGAGSADMVVRLLVGGGPILKTTIFTFEELSGIWLFVLLGLVLSVVGIMFNKFLIKSLDLFKKLKVSYITIALCMAFIITAVGLYSEDMIGAGYTTISHVYNSSFTLKFLLALFVVRFILSILSYGSGVPGGIFTPLITLGIILGMLFGGIAQYFFPDLVPDPAIFGVAGMAGIFASTIRAPLTGLALSVEMTANYELILPLIFTAVTASVCTTMLGNTPIYATLLKRALQTEKF, encoded by the coding sequence ATGAACAATAGAAAAGTAACCCGTGCACGGTATAGGTTTGTAGCTCTAGATGTTAGTAAGTATAGACTTTTATTTATTGCACTTTTAGTGGGTTTGGGTACTGGACTTTTAAGTTCGCTTTTTAGGCTTATTCTTGCTCGTTTAGCTACGTTTAGAACAACGTTTCAAATAGGTGAGATTGATCAGGGCTGGCAAGACTGGCTATGGCCTATGCTTTTTACTTTTTTCGGTATTTGGTTTTCAATATTTTTAGTAAAAAAATATGCTCCTGAAACTGCTGGTAGTGGTATTCAAGAAATTGAAGGAGCTTTAGATGGTTTAAGACCAATTAGATGGCGCAAGGTTTTACCTGTTAAATTCATCGCTTCGCTATTTTCTCTAAGCAGTGGATTGTTATTGGGGCGTGAAGGACCAACCGTTCAGATAGGTGCTAATGTAGGCAAAATGGCCGATGATATCTTTAAGCAACCGGTAGAAGAAGATAATCCTTTAATTTCGGCAGGTGCGGCATCGGGCTTAGCAAGTGCTTTTAACGCGCCTTTTGCAGGAATAATTTTCGTTATTGAAGAGATGAATGGTCATTTTAAGTTTAATTTTTATTCTGTGGCGGCGCTTATGATTGGTGCAGGTTCTGCAGATATGGTAGTCCGATTACTGGTTGGAGGTGGGCCAATTCTTAAAACAACTATTTTCACCTTTGAAGAATTATCGGGTATATGGTTGTTTGTATTGTTGGGCCTCGTGCTTAGCGTTGTCGGAATTATGTTTAATAAATTTTTAATTAAATCTTTAGATTTATTTAAAAAACTGAAGGTAAGCTATATTACCATTGCGCTGTGTATGGCCTTTATTATTACTGCCGTAGGCTTATATTCAGAAGATATGATTGGGGCAGGTTACACTACCATTTCACACGTTTATAATAGTTCTTTTACGTTGAAATTTCTTCTGGCATTATTTGTTGTACGTTTTATTCTATCTATTCTTAGTTACGGTTCAGGAGTACCTGGAGGTATTTTTACCCCTTTGATAACCTTAGGGATAATTTTAGGAATGCTCTTTGGGGGTATAGCGCAATACTTTTTTCCAGACCTTGTACCTGATCCTGCTATTTTTGGCGTTGCCGGTATGGCGGGTATTTTTGCTTCCACCATCAGGGCTCCACTTACGGGGTTAGCGCTTTCTGTAGAAATGACAGCAAATTATGAGTTGATATTACCATTGATTTTTACAGCGGTAACGGCATCCGTATGTACTACAATGTTGGGCAATACGCCTATATATGCAACCCTGTTGAAACGTGCTTTACAGACTGAAAAATTCTAA
- a CDS encoding Crp/Fnr family transcriptional regulator gives MSPENTHFVRYLESLKASSFFLDVHSTSLKTLLAQMVPEKWSLNTLKNSSDFTNSFHFIVSGRLKGYKVNANSGREHTIFILKKGDVFDLLQLMDEESHDIYWEAMDELEVLKIDVDTIRQWIVSLPTMVNTLMHYMAKRMRRLEEAATDISLHSTLVRLSGLLLMYMNDESQKLETINNLPNDEIARLIGTTRPVVNRHIQQLKKCGAISVRRKHIDVQNRLLLVSIAQEKYIF, from the coding sequence ATGAGCCCAGAGAACACTCACTTCGTACGATACTTGGAATCACTTAAAGCATCTTCTTTTTTTTTAGATGTTCATAGTACTTCCTTGAAAACACTATTGGCCCAGATGGTTCCTGAAAAGTGGAGTTTGAATACGCTTAAAAATAGCTCCGATTTTACAAATTCATTTCACTTTATAGTATCGGGAAGACTTAAAGGGTATAAGGTTAATGCTAATAGTGGCAGGGAGCATACCATCTTTATACTGAAAAAAGGAGATGTGTTTGATCTACTGCAATTAATGGATGAAGAATCTCACGATATCTATTGGGAAGCTATGGACGAATTGGAAGTTTTAAAAATTGATGTAGACACGATTCGTCAGTGGATTGTATCGCTCCCAACTATGGTGAATACGTTAATGCATTATATGGCGAAGAGAATGCGTAGATTAGAGGAGGCAGCAACTGACATATCATTGCATAGCACCCTTGTGCGGCTTTCAGGCCTGCTTTTAATGTATATGAATGACGAGAGTCAGAAATTAGAAACTATAAATAACCTTCCCAACGATGAAATTGCTCGTTTAATAGGAACCACAAGACCTGTAGTGAATAGACATATTCAACAATTAAAAAAATGTGGAGCTATTTCTGTACGACGTAAACATATAGATGTTCAGAATCGGTTATTATTAGTTTCAATTGCTCAAGAGAAATATATTTTTTAG
- a CDS encoding HdeD family acid-resistance protein, which produces MATQVYTSTEQSFHNPKFWWLQILLGIIFIFSALWFLDTPIETYLSLTFVFSFLMLFTGLLEVINALTIRNVSSKFSLKLTGAFIDLVFGVFLIGYEKVTLELLPVLLGIWLVFRSFQLFFFYSELKKRSRENKWWTLAAAIFTLLFAMAIIVHPFFGELTLIYAVSFSFFIMGLYRVTLGYKLYQEGD; this is translated from the coding sequence ATGGCTACACAAGTTTATACAAGTACAGAACAATCTTTCCACAACCCTAAATTTTGGTGGTTACAAATTCTATTAGGGATTATATTTATTTTCAGCGCTCTATGGTTTTTAGATACGCCTATTGAAACTTATTTATCGCTAACATTCGTATTTAGTTTTCTTATGCTATTTACAGGACTATTAGAAGTCATCAATGCATTAACTATACGGAACGTATCTTCTAAATTTTCATTGAAACTTACAGGAGCTTTTATAGACTTAGTTTTTGGTGTTTTCTTAATAGGGTATGAAAAAGTAACTCTTGAGCTTTTGCCAGTACTTCTGGGAATATGGCTTGTTTTCAGATCTTTCCAATTATTCTTTTTTTATAGTGAATTAAAAAAGAGATCTAGAGAAAATAAATGGTGGACATTAGCTGCGGCAATATTTACCTTACTGTTTGCTATGGCCATTATCGTCCATCCATTTTTTGGAGAATTGACTTTAATCTATGCCGTAAGCTTTTCTTTTTTTATTATGGGGCTCTACAGGGTAACCTTAGGGTATAAGTTATATCAAGAAGGAGATTAG